One Burkholderia sp. 9120 genomic window, GACCAGACGCTGCTTCCAGATCCGGTTGTCGGTGAGCAGTGTTTCGTACTCGTCGACGCACTTCGGAAAACGCGTAAAAAAATCGTCGATGAAGTCGAGCAGCGAACCCTGGCGGTTCTCGTTCATCTTCGACAAGGCCTTCGCATTGCGAATCTTCGAGGCCTTGTACTGCGGCATGGCTTCCGGCAGATCGCGATAGACGCCGCCTGGACGATAGTACGCCGCGTGCATCCGTGCGCCGGACACCGCTTCGTACACGTCCATCAGGTCTTCCCGCTCGCGGAACGCATACAGAAACACCGCCATCGCGCCAACGTCGAGTGCGTGAGCGCCGATCCACATCAGGTGGTTCAGCACGCGCGTCACTTCGTCGAACAGCACGCGGATGTATTTCGCGCGGATCGGCACGTCGATGCCGAGCAGCTTTTCGATCGCCATCACGTAGCCGTGCTCGTTGACCATCATCGACACGTAGTCGAGACGGTCCATGTACGGCACGGACTGGATGAAGGTTTTGGTTTCCGCGAGCTTTTCAGTCGCGCGATGCAGCAGACCGATGTGCGGATCGGCGCGCTGGATGACTTCGCCGTCGAGCTCGAGCACGAGGCGCAGCACACCGTGCGCTGCCGGATGCTGAGGGCCGAAGTTGAGCGTGTAGTTTTTGATCTCTGCCATGGCGTTCTCTTAGTGTTTCAGACCGCCATAGCGATCCTCGCGGATCACGCGCGGCGTGATTTCCCGCGGCTCGATCGTCACAGGCTGATAGACGACGCGCTTCTCTTCCGGGTCGTAACGCATTTCGACGTAACCGGAGACAGGGAAATCTTTACGGAACGGGTGACCAATGAAACCGTAGTCGGTCAGAATGCGGCGCAGATCCGGATGGCCTTCGAAGACGATGCCGTACAGGTCGAAAGCTTCGCGCTCATACCAGTTGACCGAACTCCAGATGTCGACAACCGAGGGGAGAATCGGCACTTCGTCGTCC contains:
- a CDS encoding NADH-quinone oxidoreductase subunit D, which gives rise to MAEIKNYTLNFGPQHPAAHGVLRLVLELDGEVIQRADPHIGLLHRATEKLAETKTFIQSVPYMDRLDYVSMMVNEHGYVMAIEKLLGIDVPIRAKYIRVLFDEVTRVLNHLMWIGAHALDVGAMAVFLYAFREREDLMDVYEAVSGARMHAAYYRPGGVYRDLPEAMPQYKASKIRNAKALSKMNENRQGSLLDFIDDFFTRFPKCVDEYETLLTDNRIWKQRLVGIGVVTPERALNLGMTGAMLRGSGIEWDLRKKQPYEVYDKLDFDIPVGVNGDCYDRYLVRVEEMRQSTRIVKQCIEWLRKNPGPVMVDNHKVAPPSRVGMKSNMEELIHHFKLFTEGFHVPEGEAYAAVEHPKGEFGIYLISDGANKPYRLKIRAPGYAHLSTLDEMARGHMIADAVTIIGTQDIVFGEVDR
- a CDS encoding NADH-quinone oxidoreductase subunit C — protein: MASKLETLKANLEAAFSGLLLSTTEAIGELTIVVKASDYLNVATRLRDDRSLGFEQCVDLCGVDYQTYADGAYDGPRFAAVLHLLSVQNNWRLRLRVFAPDDEVPILPSVVDIWSSVNWYEREAFDLYGIVFEGHPDLRRILTDYGFIGHPFRKDFPVSGYVEMRYDPEEKRVVYQPVTIEPREITPRVIREDRYGGLKH